A window of the Phaseolus vulgaris cultivar G19833 chromosome 5, P. vulgaris v2.0, whole genome shotgun sequence genome harbors these coding sequences:
- the LOC137834118 gene encoding uncharacterized protein has product MSSQVYQVESGETWMTPYQRYLVDDVLPLEPAEARKIKKNSSKYTLIDGKLFRHGFTHHILVCVSGEQCMRIMAELHEGICGSHIGDRSLSSKVIRAGYYWPTMREDRTRYTQRSK; this is encoded by the coding sequence ATGTCGTCGCAAGTTTACCAAGTTGAATCAGGAGAGacttggatgacaccctaccaaCGCTATTTGGTTGATGATGTACTTCCGTTAGAACCCGCAGAAGCtcgaaaaatcaagaaaaattcgagcaagtacACCTTGATCGATGGGAAGTTGTTCAGGCATGGATTCACCCATCATATCCTAGTGTGTGTAAGTGGTGAACAATGCATGCGCATCATGGCAGAACtacatgaagggatatgcggtagCCACATTGGTGACCGATCTCTCTCATCGAAGGTCATTCGTGCAGGatattactggccaaccatgagggaagatcGCACGAGGTACACCCAGCGGTCTAAATAG
- the LOC137834119 gene encoding uncharacterized protein: MTNLPVRKVLQKPDVVGRMVRWAVELSEFDVQYEPRGPIKGQVYADFVLELSSAATHQEGLGFIWVLSVDGSLNQQGSGASVILEGPNELLIEQALRFAFKANNNQAEYEALIAGMLLAKEMGAKGLLAKSDSLLVTGQVTGEYQAKGPQLAAYLEYVQVLKESFEVFELVHIPREQNARADLLAKLASSGKGASRGQ, from the coding sequence atgacaaaccttcCAGTCCGCAAGGTCTTACAAAAGCCAGATGTGGTAGGCAGAATGGTGCGATGGGCAGTAGAGCTGTCTGAGTTTGACGtacagtatgagcctagaggcccCATTAAGGGTCAGGTTTACGCTGACTTTGTATtagagctctcctcggcagCCACGCACCAAGAAGGATTAGGTTTCATATGGGTGCTTTCTGTGGATGGTTCCTTAAACCAACAAGGTAGTGGGGCTagtgtcatcttggaaggaccaaatgagttgctgattgagcaggccctacggtttgctttcaaggccaataacaaccaagcagaatatgaggccctgatcgctggaatgttgttggccaaggagatgggagcgaaAGGTTtgctggcaaagagtgactctttATTAGTCACAGGTCAAGTCACGGGGGAGTACCAAGCTAAAGGCCCTCAGCTGGCTGCATACCTGGAATACGTCCAGGTTCTGAAGGAGTCGTTCGAGGTGTTCGAGTTAGTCCACATAcccagagaacagaatgcccgagcagacttgcttgCAAAGCTTGctagttcgggcaagggggcaAGTAGAGGACAAtga